The Ziziphus jujuba cultivar Dongzao chromosome 7, ASM3175591v1 genome includes a region encoding these proteins:
- the LOC107409480 gene encoding small GTPase LIP1 isoform X1, with protein sequence MFWRDRERDTKEQNGGPPCGQVRVLVVGDSDIDLLVGVGKSSLVNLIIKGSAIARPSQTIGCTVGVKHTSYGNSGSSSSSLKGDGERDFFIELWDVSGHDRYKDCRSLFYSQINGVIFVHDLSQRRTKTSLQKWAAEIAATGTFSAPLGSGGPGGLPVPYIVIGNKADIAAKEGTRGSSGNLVDAARQWVEKQGLLSSSEELPLTESFPGSGGLLAAAKEARYDKEAVTKFFRMLIRRRYFSDDLPASNPWSVSPVERPVQRLDENSSDDDQSYKKTSFRGDPYKYNMLPPLPAQRNLTPPPTLYPQQPVSVSENYTLPRFAINGSAEISSAARSKRSDINV encoded by the exons ATGTTTTGGAGGGACCGTGAAAGGGATACCAAAGAACAAAACGGAGGGCCTCCTTGTGGCCAGGTTCGGGTTCTTGTTGTTGGTGACTCAG ACATTGATCTTTTGGTAGGTGTTGGGAAATCATCTCTTGTAAATCTAATCATCAAAGGTTCTGCCATTGCTCGCCCTTCTCAAACAATTGGGTGTACGGTTGGTGTAAAG CACACTTCTTATGGAAACTCCGGTAGCTCTTCAAGCAGCTTAAAAGGTGATGGCGAGAgagatttttttattgaacTTTGGGATGTGTCAGGACATGACAGATACAAAGATTGTCGGTCTCTTTTTTATTCACAAATTAATG GTGTAATTTTTGTTCATGACCTCTCCCAAAGAAGGACGAAAACTAGCTTGCAGAAGTGGGCTGCTGAGATTGCTGCAACTGGGACATTTTCAGCTCCTCTAGGATCTGGAGGCCCTGGGGGCCTTCCTGTCCCATATATTGTTATTGGTAACAAAGCTGATATTGCTGCAAAAGAGGGTACAAGAGGAAGTAGTGGAAATCTTGTTGATGCAGCTCGCCAATGGGTTGAAAAGCAAGGTTTGCTTTCATCCAGTGAGGAGCTTCCACTAACTGAGAGTTTTCCTGGCTCTGGAGGACTTCTTGCG GCTGCAAAAGAAGCAAGATACGACAAGGAAGCTGTGACGAAATTCTTCCGAATG tTAATCAGGAGAAGGTATTTTTCAGATGATTTACCTGCATCAAATCCATGGTCTGTTTCTCCAGTTGAAAGACCTGTACAGCGCTTGGATGAAAATTCAAGTGATGATGATCAATCTTACAAGAAGACGAG TTTCCGTGGAGACCCCTATAAGTACAACATGCTCCCTCCTCTACCAGCGCAACGGAATCTCACACCACCTCCCACACTCTATCCTCAGCAGCCAGTTTCGGTTTCTGAAAACTATACCTTGCCTAGATTTGCAATAAATGGTTCTGCAGAAATCAGCAGTGCTGCAAGATCGAAACGCTCAGATATTAATGTCTAG
- the LOC107425452 gene encoding uncharacterized protein At5g64816, with product MVEVWWSLLAAIPAVVAGQAFRMKKRHAEEQRLKSARGREKSSDEIFVCERVCTSKRMLKKVGAFSKDPIPDTCVTVCGVSELDACADACARTVCVNQHQVPNWNDICLRRCQSECLRLSTSHSS from the coding sequence ATGGTGGAAGTTTGGTGGTCTCTGTTGGCCGCTATCCCTGCAGTGGTTGCAGGGCAAGCTTTTAGAATGAAGAAAAGGCATGCTGAAGAGCAGAGACTAAAGAGTGCCAGGGGAAGGGAGAAGAGTTCCGATGAGATTTTTGTGTGTGAGAGGGTATGTACATCTAAGAGAATGCTAAAAAAGGTTGGTGCATTCTCAAAGGACCCAATTCCTGATACTTGTGTTACTGTCTGTGGCGTATCTGAGCTAGACGCATGTGCTGATGCATGTGCTCGCACTGTTTGTGTAAACCAACATCAAGTACCTAACTGGAATGACATCTGCCTCCGCAGATGCCAGAGTGAATGTCTCAGACTCTCTACTTCTCATTCTTCTTAG
- the LOC107425463 gene encoding uncharacterized protein LOC107425463, giving the protein MDKISRATAILLFWFMVVSIQFPSTIGESQHVDHIQDQKPSLVKTVLDTITSLKESHQDSWGKLKTIIHGIQLKFFPPNLDFRGADERKRESGTAVGGAGDKVKEAVEKSFHTSKETVEETAKTAAEVVGETVHKGAKKVKETVSDKESEAEL; this is encoded by the exons ATGGATAAAATCAGCAGAGCAACTGCGATACTTCTTTTCTGGTTCATGGTAGTCTCTATTCAATTCCCCTCCACCATTGGAGAGTCTCAACATGTTGATCACATACAGGATCAGAAACCATCTTTGGTTAAAACAGTATTAGATACAATAACTTCTTTGAAAGAGTCCCATCAAGATTCCTGGGGCAAACTTAAGACCATCATTCATGGGATTCAATTGAAATTCTTTCCTCCTAACCTTGA TTTTAGGGGTGCAGATGAAAGGAAACGAGAGAGCGGAACTGCAGTTGGTGGAGCTGGAGATAAAGTGAAAGAGGCAGTGGAGAAGAGCTTCCATACAAGCAAAGAGACGGTGGAGGAAACTGCCAAAACGGCTGCTGAAGTAGTGGGAGAAACTGTGCATAAAGGTGCTAAGAAGGTAAAGGAAACCGTTTCTGACAAAGAATCTGAGGCAGAGCTTTAA
- the LOC107409480 gene encoding small GTPase LIP1 isoform X2 — MFWRDRERDTKEQNGGPPCGQVRVLVVGDSGVGKSSLVNLIIKGSAIARPSQTIGCTVGVKHTSYGNSGSSSSSLKGDGERDFFIELWDVSGHDRYKDCRSLFYSQINGVIFVHDLSQRRTKTSLQKWAAEIAATGTFSAPLGSGGPGGLPVPYIVIGNKADIAAKEGTRGSSGNLVDAARQWVEKQGLLSSSEELPLTESFPGSGGLLAAAKEARYDKEAVTKFFRMLIRRRYFSDDLPASNPWSVSPVERPVQRLDENSSDDDQSYKKTSFRGDPYKYNMLPPLPAQRNLTPPPTLYPQQPVSVSENYTLPRFAINGSAEISSAARSKRSDINV, encoded by the exons ATGTTTTGGAGGGACCGTGAAAGGGATACCAAAGAACAAAACGGAGGGCCTCCTTGTGGCCAGGTTCGGGTTCTTGTTGTTGGTGACTCAG GTGTTGGGAAATCATCTCTTGTAAATCTAATCATCAAAGGTTCTGCCATTGCTCGCCCTTCTCAAACAATTGGGTGTACGGTTGGTGTAAAG CACACTTCTTATGGAAACTCCGGTAGCTCTTCAAGCAGCTTAAAAGGTGATGGCGAGAgagatttttttattgaacTTTGGGATGTGTCAGGACATGACAGATACAAAGATTGTCGGTCTCTTTTTTATTCACAAATTAATG GTGTAATTTTTGTTCATGACCTCTCCCAAAGAAGGACGAAAACTAGCTTGCAGAAGTGGGCTGCTGAGATTGCTGCAACTGGGACATTTTCAGCTCCTCTAGGATCTGGAGGCCCTGGGGGCCTTCCTGTCCCATATATTGTTATTGGTAACAAAGCTGATATTGCTGCAAAAGAGGGTACAAGAGGAAGTAGTGGAAATCTTGTTGATGCAGCTCGCCAATGGGTTGAAAAGCAAGGTTTGCTTTCATCCAGTGAGGAGCTTCCACTAACTGAGAGTTTTCCTGGCTCTGGAGGACTTCTTGCG GCTGCAAAAGAAGCAAGATACGACAAGGAAGCTGTGACGAAATTCTTCCGAATG tTAATCAGGAGAAGGTATTTTTCAGATGATTTACCTGCATCAAATCCATGGTCTGTTTCTCCAGTTGAAAGACCTGTACAGCGCTTGGATGAAAATTCAAGTGATGATGATCAATCTTACAAGAAGACGAG TTTCCGTGGAGACCCCTATAAGTACAACATGCTCCCTCCTCTACCAGCGCAACGGAATCTCACACCACCTCCCACACTCTATCCTCAGCAGCCAGTTTCGGTTTCTGAAAACTATACCTTGCCTAGATTTGCAATAAATGGTTCTGCAGAAATCAGCAGTGCTGCAAGATCGAAACGCTCAGATATTAATGTCTAG
- the LOC107407364 gene encoding probable WRKY transcription factor 51, with the protein MDFPVNPNPNYTAQFDPLMMMDFGLEVEDYLKDDDDDDGLGRGGDWRVEQDCSSAEIFAGGSSTTGSSAATATSRSSDIKCKNGVKKNKVYGGQRVAFRTKSELEVMDDGYKWRKYGKKSVKNSPNPRNYYKCSSGGCNVKKRVERDGKDSSYVITTYDGVHNHESPAAVYYTQMPVMAPNGWSLQPSSRSSSSS; encoded by the exons ATGGACTTTCCTGTGAACCCTAACCCTAATTACACTGCTCAGTTCGATCCGTTGATGATGATGGACTTCGGGCTTGAGGTTGAGGATTATCTCAaggatgacgatgatgatgatggcctTGGCCGTGGTGGCGATTGGCGCGTAGAGCAAGACTGTTCGTCGGCGGAGATTTTTGCCGGCGGGTCTAGTACTACTGGATCCAGTGCTGCTACTGCCACATCAAGAAGTAGTGACAT AAAATGCAAGAATGGAGTGAAAAAAAACAAGGTGTATGGGGGTCAAAGGGTCGCATTTAGAACGAAATCGGAGCTGGAGGTTATGGATGATGGCTACAAATGGAGGAAGTATGGAAAGAAGTCTGTTAAAAACAGCCCAAATCCCAG GAATTACTACAAATGTTCAAGTGGAGGATGCAATGTAAAGAAAAGGGTAGAAAGGGACGGAAAAGACTCAAGCTATGTGATAACAACATATGACGGAGTACACAACCATGAAAGCCCCGCTGCAGTGTATTACACCCAGATGCCTGTTATGGCTCCTAATGGCTGGAGTTTACAACCTTCTTCTcgctcctcttcttcttcatag